One part of the Aspergillus luchuensis IFO 4308 DNA, chromosome 5, nearly complete sequence genome encodes these proteins:
- a CDS encoding guanine nucleotide exchange factor (COG:T;~EggNog:ENOG410QDPW;~InterPro:IPR000651,IPR036964,IPR023578,IPR036028, IPR008937,IPR001895,IPR001452;~PFAM:PF00617,PF00618;~go_function: GO:0005085 - guanyl-nucleotide exchange factor activity [Evidence IEA];~go_function: GO:0005515 - protein binding [Evidence IEA];~go_process: GO:0007264 - small GTPase mediated signal transduction [Evidence IEA]) yields the protein MESMKRHIAPLKIEKGNLNYNYDDQQHHYHYQHNLEMSPPLTPYENKDDSMEQSETPRAVFHNYLRAFYPYHPSGNVSPSTVTLPLDQGDIVLVHSVHTNGWADGTLLDTGARGWLPTNYCEAYDQQPMRPLLKALTDFWDIIRGGCGFPLNDAGNQDLVRGLIAGVRYLLQKSECLTRDCILVTSHDGLRRNRKALLAELSSLVRTTKRFQEVASGNATQDEMDYMVDEMLLKAFRIVTRGVRFLDVWTEEVGLSRTIAELEQQSGYQQGPLTTVSETRPISEAAGSEADTERNESRLMNRSRLDMSRASTRLDDSQQTRPVSVTTKRISVSHRVSTSGPAAIARNPNLASERLNDAYDAFLGVLGSFIGLHLQSRSSTELVVTTEQAVRSCRALLTVVEATCEHDPQGSGLLEQARDTMYERLSELVYAARDAFRPAHSPDDELVFLPDEGKRLVDAATDCVRAAGSCLAKARLMLEQCGDFELEAMPQDLPAATGAMTDANKTPQPPKTSTFAGHQNRSQEASLRLPPPPLQIPNSINNRYSPPTPGLTDDTTPSSFQSRNGASTPGTDMSSFPSTSHLSTSLDKLSFSSHDTQPIEIPPHRDSQAKSDVSESFGRGITSNGSSFTFNSRLRDSEMSGVSQTSTRATSPDIGNHYQVPSLKGSISHSTLAEETEEGEANILEKTYAHELIFKDGQIMGGSLRALVEKLTAHQSTPDAMFVSTFYLTFRLFATPIEFAETLVDRFNYIGDTPHTAGPVRLRVYNVFKGWLESHWRHDCDNCALEYIVNFASTTLMHNLPSAGKRLVELAEKVSMVHGPVVPRLVSSMGKTNTATAQYVHPDTPLPPPILGKKEVNLLKQWKNGEGTITILDFDPMELARQFTIKESRIFCAILPEELLATEWMKKSGSLAVNVRAMATLSTDLTHLVADSILQLEEPKKRAAIIKHWVKIANKCLELSNYDSLMAIICSLNSSMISRLKRTWEVVSQKTKTTLEYLRGIVDVSRNYYVLRQRLQNRVPPCLPFVGTYLTDLTFVDHGNQALRTLPTDEGDMAVINFDKHMKTAKIISELQRFQIPYRLTEVPELQAWMQNELVRVRSSGEKSLQTFYRRSLVLEPREVPQARMQPESSSSSILENAKDKFDFLSWTHPSKSKSVATNG from the exons ATGGAATCAATGAAGCGACACATTGCGCCACTGAAGATCGAAAAGGGAAACCTTAACTACAACTACGACGACCAACAACATCACTATCATTACCAGCACAATCTTGAAATGAGCCCTCCGTTAACACCTTACGAAAACAAAGACGACAGTATGGAGCAATCAGAGACGCCGAGGGCCGTCTTCCACAACTACCTCCGTGCATTCTACCCTTATCACCCCTCCGGAAATGTATCGCCGTCGACTGTCACCCTCCCCTTGGACCAAGGCGACATCGTTCTAGTGCATTCTGTTCACACCAATGGTTGGGCCGACGGTACACTATTAGATACTGGAGCTCGGGGCTGGCTACCCACCAACTACTGCGAAGCGTATGACCAACAGCCTATGCGGCCGCTCCTGAAGGCGTTGACCGACTTTTGGGATATTATCAGAGGAGGCTGTGGATTCCCTCTGAACGACGCTGGCAACCAGGATCTTGTACGAGGCTTGATTGCTGGCGTGCGCTATTTATTG CAAAAATCTGAATGTCTCACACGGGATTGTATCCTGGTCACCAGTCACGACGGTCTGCGCAGGAATCGCAAGGCGTTGCTGGCTGAGCTCTCATCTCTGGTCAGGACCACCAAGAGGTTTCAGGAGGTTGCCAGCGGCAATGCGACGCAGGATGAAATGGACTACATGGTCGACGAAATGCTCCTCAAGGCATTCCGCATTGTAACGCGAGGTGTTCGTTTCCTCGACGTGTGGACCGAGGAAGTTGGCCTGAGCAGAACGATCGCCGAGCTAGAGCAGCAATCAGGCTACCAGCAAGGCCCACTCACTACGGTTTCTGAGACTCGCCCCATTTCGGAAGCTGCTGGCTCCGAGGCCGACACCGAGCGCAACGAGTCTAGACTCATGAACCGTAGCCGATTGGATATGAGCCGAGCATCCACTCGCCTGGACGACTCTCAACAGACCCGTCCGGTGTCTGTGACCACCAAGCGGATTTCCGTCTCCCACCGGGTCTCGACTTCGGGACCGGCCGCGATTGCCCGCAACCCCAACCTCGCGTCCGAACGACTGAACGATGCCTACGATGCATTTCTCGGTGTGCTGGGCTCCTTTATTGGGCTTCATCTGCAATCCCGCTCCTCGACGGAATTGGTCGTGACCACGGAGCAGGCGGTGCGCTCGTGCCGCGCGCTGCTCACCGTCGTCGAGGCCACTTGCGAGCATGACCCGCAGGGCAGTGGGCTCCTGGAGCAAGCTAGAGACACTATGTATGAACGTCTCTCCGAATTGGTCTATGCGGCCCGGGACGCCTTCCGACCGGCCCATTCTCCAGATGATGAGCTTGTGTTTTTGCCTGATGAAGGAAAGCGCTTGGTGGATGCCGCCACTGATTGCGTGCGAGCAGCGGGGAGCTGCCTGGCCAAAGCTCGACTGATGCTGGAGCAATGCGGTGATTTCGAGCTGGAGGCAATGCCCCAGGATTTGCCTGCTGCGACCGGCGCAATGACCGACGCCAACAAAACCCCGCAACCCCCGAAGACAAGCACCTTTGCTGGTCACCAGAACCGATCTCAAGAAGCTTCTTTGCGCTTGCCCCCGCCTCCTCTACAAATTCCcaactccatcaacaaccgatactctcctccaaccccagGTCTGACGGATGACACTACTCCCTCGTCCTTCCAGTCGCGTAATGGGGCTAGCACTCCCGGCACCGACATGTCCTCCTTTCCATCCACCAGCCACCTCTCCACCAGCCTGGATAAGCTATCCTTTTCGTCTCACGATACCCAACCCATTGAGATTCCCCCTCATAGGGACAGCCAAGCTAAGTCCGATGTTAGTGAGTCCTTTGGCCGAGGCATCACTAGCAATGGAAGTAGCTTTACATTCAACAGCCGTCTCCGTGACTCGGAGATGAGCGGTGTCTCCCAGACTTCCACTCGCGCGACCTCGCCCGACATTGGCAACCATTACCAGGTTCCCTCTCTTAAGGGCAGCATCAGTCATTCTACCCTAGCCGAGGAaacggaagaaggagaagccaaCATTCTGGAGAAGACTTACGCGCACGAGCTGATCTTCAAGGATGGCCAGATCATGGGCGGAAGTTTACGCGCGCTCGTCGAAAAGCTGACTGCACACCAGTCTACGCCAGACGCGATGTTTGTTTCGACCTTCTATCTCACTTTCCGTCTTTTTGCTACCCCAATTGAGTTTGCGGAGACTTTGGTTGATCGATTCAACTACATCGGGGACACTCCTCACACTGCCGGGCCTGTTCGTCTGCGTGTTTACAACGTCTTCAAAGGCTGGCTTGAATCCCACTGGCGTCACGACTGCGATAACTGTGCCCTCGAATACATTGTGAACTTCGCCAGCACGACCCTCATGCACAATCTTCCGTCTGCTGGAAAGCGGCTTGTCGAGCTTGCCGAAAAGGTCTCGATGGTTCACGGACCGGTCGTACCGCGTCTGGTGTCTTCCATGGGAAAGACCAACACTGCAACTGCACAATATGTGCACCCAGACACACCTCTGCCACCCCCCATcctgggaaagaaggaagtcAACCTTCTCAAGCAGTGGAAGAACGGCGAAGGCACAATCACCATCCTGGATTTCGACCCCATGGAACTCGCTCGCCAGTTCACAATCAAGGAGTCGCGCATCTTCTGCGCTATTCTTCCCGAAGAGCTGCTGGCCAcggagtggatgaagaagtccgGTTCCTTGGCTGTCAACGTCAGGGCTATGGCCACCCTGTCCACAGATCTGACACATCTTGTAGCAGATTCAATTCTCCAGCTGGAGGAGCCCAAGAAGCGTGCAGCGATCATCAAGCACTGGGTCAAGATTGCGAACAAGTGCCTGGAGCTCAGCAACTACGACTCATTGATGGCCATCATCTGCTCCTTGAATTCATCCATGATCTCCCGCTTGAAGCGGACCTGGGAAGTGGTGTCCCAGAAGACCAAAACCACCCTTGAATACCTGCGAGGCATTGTCGATGTCTCACGGAACTACTACGTTCTCCGGCAGCGACTGCAAAACCGCGTTCCTCCTTGCCTGCCTTTCGTCGGCACCTACCTTACGGATCTCACCTTCGTGGACCACGGTAACCAGGCACTGCGTACCTTGCCCACAGATGAGGGTGACATGGCAGTCATCAACTTCGACAAGCACATGAAGACGGCCAAGATCATCAGCGAGCTACAGCGATTCCAGATTCCGTACCGACTGACGGAAGTGCCGGAGCTACAGGCGTGGATGCAGAACGAGCTCGTCCGTGTGCGATCGAGCGGCGAAAAGAGTCTGCAGACATTCTATCGCCGGTCGCTGGTCCTGGAGCCCCGGGAAGTGCCCCAAGCGCGCATGCAGCCTGaatccagctcctcttcgATTCTCGAGAACGCTAAAGATAAGTTCGACTTTCTTTCCTGGACACATCCCTCCAAGTCTAAGTCGGTCGCGACGAACGGTTGA